A stretch of Microbulbifer sp. SAOS-129_SWC DNA encodes these proteins:
- a CDS encoding marine proteobacterial sortase target protein, with product MNRTIFSGQRIPRELVVLPTEEYYRRRYRGSRRGRWLLFVVTVLAVLVAAVGAHADDGSTNRTNSAGKLVTLDDVAAGDLLFRTADRGQYQPAVHLHSRARIAVRGLLAEVTLQQEFINRSNDWREAVYVLPLPDRAAVNGLEIRVGKRRIVGKVRERKKAAQIYRAARAAGKHAVLLEQQRPNLFTNKVANIAPGETVRVDIHYLQPVAYDSGTFSLRLPTTLTPRYIPGGVTGTNDVTGDVEQPLAANASGWALPTDQVPDADKITPFMQPADELTGSGSHRIAISATLDGGLPLAQISSPYHDIDFHKRADGRYQIALRGGDAVMDRDFVLNWRPRASAAPRAALFVEQPAVAGDAAGQGASVNTYLQLLLLPPDAPGKSRRLPREVVYVIDTSGSMGGNSIRQAKESLLLALSRLRPGDRFNVIEFNSSSRAFFPRPLAATAQNIQRARDAVEGLQARGGTEMAAALRLAFSQQLPADEALVRQVIFITDGAVGNERGLFELIQQSLGDARLFTVGIGSAPNSHFMHKAAQFGRGASVTIGDLGEVRERMQALFAKLENPLATDLQLTWPRGLKVDAYPKRIPDLYRGEPLQLVAHIDGGAPTGELLLHGRLAGQQFSRSLALDRGHDGGSGIASLWARSKIGALRDRQLAVGERSEAGAALREQILQLALDHQLASPYTSFVAVEEKVARPQEKTLEKSAVPNAVARGQLLQRQTYPQTAAGLSAQLLLSALLLAAGGLLRRGRQWRGSLLRQLRERLRRLLPDPRRARRPLEAALARAR from the coding sequence GTGAACAGGACGATTTTTTCCGGCCAGCGCATACCTCGGGAACTGGTGGTCTTGCCCACCGAGGAGTACTACCGGCGCCGCTACCGCGGAAGTCGTCGCGGCCGCTGGTTGCTGTTTGTGGTCACCGTGCTGGCGGTACTGGTGGCCGCCGTCGGCGCCCACGCCGACGACGGCAGCACCAACAGAACCAACAGCGCCGGCAAATTGGTAACACTGGATGACGTCGCCGCCGGCGACCTGCTGTTTCGCACCGCCGACCGCGGCCAGTACCAGCCCGCCGTGCATCTGCACAGCCGCGCCCGGATCGCGGTGCGCGGACTGCTGGCGGAAGTCACCCTGCAGCAGGAATTTATCAACCGCAGTAACGACTGGCGCGAGGCCGTTTACGTGCTGCCACTGCCGGACCGCGCCGCCGTCAACGGACTGGAAATCCGCGTCGGCAAGCGGCGTATCGTGGGCAAAGTGCGCGAGCGCAAAAAGGCCGCGCAGATCTACCGTGCGGCCCGCGCCGCCGGCAAACACGCGGTACTGCTGGAACAGCAGCGCCCCAATCTCTTTACCAACAAGGTCGCCAATATCGCCCCCGGTGAAACCGTGCGTGTGGATATTCACTACCTGCAGCCCGTGGCCTACGACAGTGGCACTTTCAGCCTGCGGCTGCCTACCACGCTGACACCGCGCTATATTCCCGGTGGTGTGACTGGAACCAATGATGTGACCGGCGACGTGGAACAACCGCTGGCGGCCAACGCCAGTGGCTGGGCACTGCCCACCGACCAGGTGCCGGACGCGGACAAAATTACCCCCTTCATGCAGCCCGCCGATGAGCTGACCGGCAGTGGCAGTCACAGGATCGCCATCTCCGCGACGCTCGACGGCGGCCTGCCGCTGGCGCAGATCAGCAGTCCCTATCACGATATCGATTTCCACAAGCGGGCGGATGGGCGCTACCAGATCGCGCTGCGCGGCGGGGATGCGGTGATGGACCGCGACTTCGTGCTCAACTGGCGCCCGCGCGCCTCTGCCGCGCCGCGCGCGGCGCTGTTCGTCGAGCAACCGGCGGTCGCAGGTGATGCGGCGGGGCAGGGCGCGTCGGTAAATACTTACCTGCAACTGCTGCTGTTGCCACCCGATGCCCCCGGCAAGTCGCGGCGGCTGCCGCGGGAAGTGGTCTACGTGATCGACACGTCCGGGTCCATGGGCGGCAACTCCATTCGCCAGGCCAAGGAGAGCCTGTTGCTGGCGCTGTCGCGCCTGCGGCCCGGTGATCGCTTCAACGTGATTGAATTCAACAGCAGCAGCCGCGCGTTTTTTCCGCGGCCGCTGGCGGCAACCGCACAGAATATCCAGCGCGCCCGCGACGCGGTCGAGGGCCTGCAGGCCCGTGGCGGCACCGAGATGGCGGCGGCGCTGCGGCTCGCCTTCAGTCAACAGTTGCCCGCTGACGAGGCGCTGGTGCGCCAGGTCATCTTTATCACCGATGGTGCGGTGGGCAACGAGCGCGGCCTGTTCGAGCTGATCCAGCAGTCACTGGGCGATGCCCGCCTGTTTACCGTCGGTATCGGCTCGGCGCCGAACAGCCACTTTATGCACAAGGCCGCGCAGTTTGGCCGCGGTGCCTCGGTTACCATCGGCGATCTTGGGGAAGTGCGCGAACGTATGCAGGCGTTGTTCGCCAAGCTGGAAAACCCGCTTGCCACCGATCTGCAGTTGACCTGGCCACGCGGCCTGAAAGTGGACGCCTATCCCAAGCGTATTCCCGATCTATACCGCGGCGAGCCGCTGCAACTAGTGGCGCATATCGACGGCGGCGCCCCGACCGGCGAGCTGTTGCTGCACGGGCGCCTGGCTGGACAGCAGTTCAGCCGCAGCCTGGCGCTCGACCGGGGCCATGATGGCGGCAGCGGTATTGCCAGTCTGTGGGCGCGCAGCAAGATAGGGGCCCTGCGCGACCGCCAGCTGGCCGTGGGCGAGCGCAGCGAAGCGGGAGCGGCCTTGCGCGAACAGATACTGCAGCTGGCGCTGGATCACCAGTTGGCGAGCCCTTACACCAGCTTTGTGGCGGTAGAGGAAAAGGTTGCGCGCCCGCAGGAAAAAACGCTTGAGAAAAGTGCGGTGCCCAATGCGGTGGCTCGTGGCCAATTGCTACAGCGGCAGACTTATCCACAGACCGCCGCCGGACTCTCCGCGCAACTGTTGCTGTCGGCACTGCTGCTGGCCGCCGGTGGCCTGCTGCGGCGCGGCCGGCAGTGGCGCGGCAGTCTGCTGCGGCAGCTGCGGGAGCGATTGCGCCGCCTGCTGCCGGATCCGCGCCGGGCGCGCCGGCCGCTGGAAGCTGCCCTGGCGAGAGCGCGCTGA
- a CDS encoding class GN sortase, producing the protein MWRALLGALLLLAGGWQLASAAWLVTKAQLAQYLIGSAWQEQLHSGKAAKPWPWADTRPVAKLVLNGGSPLMVLAGGSGQALAFGPGLLAGSGQPGQARTTVIAAHRDTHFAGLQGLQRGDPIGLQDSRGRWYHYRVVGTRVVDSRRERLPIYAEPGLLLVTCYPFHTLNPGGPLRYLVYAEYRDGGATTQL; encoded by the coding sequence ATGTGGCGCGCGTTGCTCGGCGCACTGCTACTGCTGGCCGGCGGTTGGCAGTTGGCCAGTGCCGCCTGGCTGGTTACCAAGGCGCAATTGGCGCAGTACCTGATCGGCAGCGCCTGGCAGGAACAGCTGCACAGCGGGAAGGCGGCCAAACCCTGGCCCTGGGCGGATACCCGGCCGGTGGCAAAACTGGTGCTGAATGGCGGCAGCCCGCTGATGGTGCTGGCCGGCGGGAGTGGCCAGGCGCTGGCCTTTGGCCCCGGCCTGCTGGCGGGTTCCGGGCAGCCGGGGCAGGCGCGCACTACGGTGATTGCAGCGCACCGCGATACCCACTTCGCGGGCCTGCAGGGGCTGCAACGTGGCGATCCGATCGGGCTGCAGGACAGTCGCGGCCGCTGGTATCACTATCGCGTGGTGGGTACCCGCGTCGTCGATAGCCGGCGCGAACGCTTGCCGATTTACGCCGAGCCGGGTTTGCTGTTGGTGACCTGCTACCCCTTTCATACCCTCAACCCCGGTGGCCCTTTGCGCTATCTGGTCTACGCCGAATACCGGGATGGAGGCGCGACGACGCAGTTGTAA
- a CDS encoding OmpA family protein, with protein MPKHSSIYAAVASLLLSAGASAGPSVTVQFDSAQYRLGSGEKQILEQFWSKLPADQLKQLQFQIEGYADPMGSNEDNRKLATHRALAVRDWLSRHGVANAAISFRSGIAPDSDSRSCPTTLARVKRVACLAPARRATLSVTLPPQPEPQSTANATPEPAKESPPQLVQSESTGPAKIPGRLYLALNIHQAAGSQTAGDFRRTMQRDGVDVAISDYDVRRPAWQLALGYRYHPRMAVELGYLDLGNVSFDFNAEAVDATSLTRTLDSNLPFTGSGWTLANRFELPLGRWRASASAGLYFWSDDPDTGDQAITPGSRNGTDPLIGLQAAWPLTDRVELGLQYHRLFLDKQDVDLWGGGVIWRF; from the coding sequence ATGCCAAAGCATTCATCCATCTACGCCGCCGTCGCCTCACTGCTGCTAAGTGCCGGCGCCAGCGCCGGGCCAAGCGTCACCGTGCAATTCGATTCCGCCCAGTACCGCCTCGGGTCGGGAGAGAAACAGATTCTCGAGCAGTTCTGGTCGAAACTGCCCGCCGACCAGCTGAAGCAGTTGCAGTTTCAGATCGAGGGCTACGCGGACCCCATGGGCAGCAATGAGGACAACCGCAAACTCGCCACCCACCGGGCGCTGGCGGTGCGCGACTGGTTGAGCCGGCATGGCGTCGCAAACGCGGCCATTTCCTTCCGCAGCGGGATTGCGCCGGACAGCGACAGCCGCTCGTGTCCGACAACACTGGCGCGCGTGAAAAGAGTCGCCTGCCTGGCCCCCGCGCGGCGAGCGACCCTCAGCGTCACGCTACCGCCGCAGCCAGAACCGCAATCTACCGCGAACGCCACACCCGAACCCGCGAAGGAATCGCCGCCGCAGCTGGTGCAAAGCGAATCCACCGGTCCGGCGAAAATTCCGGGGCGGCTGTATCTCGCCCTGAATATCCACCAGGCTGCCGGCAGCCAGACTGCAGGTGACTTCCGCCGCACTATGCAACGCGATGGCGTGGACGTCGCGATATCGGACTACGATGTGCGACGCCCCGCCTGGCAGTTGGCACTGGGCTACCGCTACCACCCCAGAATGGCGGTGGAACTTGGCTACCTGGATTTGGGCAATGTCAGTTTCGACTTCAACGCCGAGGCCGTCGACGCCACCAGCCTGACCCGCACCCTGGACAGCAACCTGCCGTTTACCGGCAGCGGCTGGACACTGGCCAACCGCTTCGAGCTGCCGCTCGGGCGCTGGCGCGCCTCCGCCAGTGCCGGACTCTATTTCTGGAGTGACGACCCCGACACCGGCGACCAAGCAATCACCCCCGGGAGCAGAAACGGCACCGATCCGCTGATCGGCTTGCAAGCCGCCTGGCCATTGACGGATCGCGTTGAACTGGGGCTGCAATACCACCGCCTGTTCCTCGATAAGCAGGATGTGGACCTCTGGGGGGGAGGCGTAATCTGGCGCTTTTAA
- a CDS encoding Ig-like domain-containing protein — MHREILGGLTSLLIPFAAYGAAASYGAYQPRRAAIATGNQLPVPRVKDRAPEHGKFAASDTDLDIASGSPVRELVIIDAAVPERALLQSATRPGVETLVLKPGDDALAQTATLLNNYHNLDAVHLISHGEAGALLLGGQRIDKAALEARPQFLAALDQATRTGADLLLYGCDLASKDSELLDVIQQHSHLDVAASNNATGAAALGGDWTLEIQEGDIETRQPFSDKALRNFSAILRPFGTQTFDSRNDDLYGVNPSIDWGDFITYIDSNGHKEALGAQRNWCTHDLYVGIYYADSRFLISSDPNSESFGVTGLNIYAPDNNNPPDNSADNVTIYGYEAGSSTPVAAKSNVDVSSGNPTQIDLTTGITGSFTNIVRLGIRAQNLTNGTDHFDFCLRSVDFTTLDIDGTLTASGTVSEPVGLDSTVDTSGEAVDLFDFTVKDGGSGDGKALQASAVTVHVSGTSTDSERGRITWRLNGPDASNVTGTYNPSTDTITFSGLSLSIADGGSETYTVNAFYNDNSTLRDGHTIVLKLDGDSDLTIDGGGTAMSGTNALVTNGTGTTIDVDATQLAFATQPAGSVSGSALTTQPVVAAQDAFGNTDTDFSGLITLTEDGAGSLSGNSLTPVNGVATFTGLTYTATADQESFTLTGSSSGVASVSASALTADVVATKLLFTTQPAPTSVASGMLTDFTSDPVVRAVDADNTLDTGYASAITLQANGPGSAFITATGDTDGAANTVTLTPGAGVSSFADLNINYTTSGTANETFTLQVTSGALASADSSMLTAIANQPPTDIALSSLDVNQSGGVNAAVGSLSSTDVDAADSHTYSLVTGSGDTDNGSFNIGGDQLRANDAGALAAGTYSVRIQAQDSAGGTFAKAFSITVADDIAPGVSSVSVPANGTYIAGENLDFTVNASENLTVTGTPRIPLTIGGPIVYADYVSGSGTAVLTFRYAVQPGDADTDGIAVGGAIQLNSGTIVDDSGNILDTNLNSVGTTANVLVDAIAPDAPSQPDLISASDTGVSSSDNITADSTPTLSGTAEANSVVTISSNVGGALGTTTADGSGNWLFTPPTALSDGDHVLIATATDAAGNTSITSAELTVTVDTTAPGTPPAPDLAAASDLGASSTDNITADSTPSLTGTAQANSVLTISSNVDGVLGTATADGSGNWSFTPGTALSENVHALMATATDAAGNTSVQSAGLSVTIDVTPPAAPSTPDLDAASDLGASDTDNVTSDITPTLTGTAEANSAVTLTSDRDGTLGTATANGSGNWSFTPTTALSQAAHTLTAIATDLAGNISSVSGDLIVSLDSQAPQVTSVALPTDASYSAGQNLDFSVNFDEAISVDSSGGTPRLALTIGTDARYATYIGGSGSQTLQFRYTVQSGDNDSDGIALASTLDSNGGNLRDTAGNSAGSSLGTLDSLAAVLVDTRAPQVGAVTLPANAAYGVGQNLDFTVDFDEPVTVDTTGGTPRLALTIGTNTRYAVYVSGSGTQSQLFRYTIQSGDNDSDGIALDGTLDRNGGTLQDAASNEADNNLGTLGSLAAVLVDTQAAQVSSVTPPANGLYGAGQHLDFTVNFDEAVIVDTSGGTPQLSLTIGAGSRYATYQSGSGSNALLFRYTVLDGDSDGDGIALGTAIIINGGTLQDASGNDANTSLGTIGSLAGVLVGALDSDGDGVSDVQEGIDGTDPGDPQDYLDVVPPTIVAPADLLIDASGLFTPVTLRQLLSLPEDATDQQVQNARAALADDNIDGTGCCDTRATTIASNSGTPQAIGSDRLHLAPGIHVIDWRGEDRKGNAATATQRVRIRPLASVGKDQVGVEGGPVSLHIYLNGLSDIYPLAVPYRIDASGTADAADYDLLNGSVTFTSGQIQQSVTVNLTGGDGSEGDETLVVDLDGSTAKAGVQSQHTVTITESNIAPQVTLGMQQNALETALIVPGNGAVTVTAAVSDLNTADTHSYDWSGTSMQLTDSDGDPADRTFVFNPDALAPGAYNMRVFVTDDSGTADTAALNFRVIAQAPVLGASDSDADGIDDQSEGFGDADGDGIPNYLDNIAASNVLPVVAAITDAFLIECDPGVHCRLGRYALAGSEGGAGIPLDAVPTDQDFINAGGLFDFEVHDLPIAGQTVRVAIPLAEAIPAGAVYRKFDGQQWGNFSEDDNNALHSSAGEAGFCPPPGDAAWQPGLIAGDYCVQLTLEDGGPNDSDGLANGSVTDPGGVATVAPASSSSSSSSSSSSSSSSSSSSGSSSSGSSSSSSSSSSSSSSSSSSSSSSSSSSSSSSSSSGGQQTTSFAVEGENKSGGATKLPTLLTLLLLALWRNRRRAVRLVSPE; from the coding sequence ATGCATAGGGAGATTCTCGGGGGGCTGACCAGCCTGTTGATTCCGTTTGCCGCCTATGGTGCAGCCGCCAGTTATGGCGCTTACCAGCCCCGGCGCGCGGCCATTGCCACCGGCAACCAGTTACCCGTGCCGCGGGTCAAAGACCGCGCCCCGGAACACGGAAAATTTGCGGCGAGCGATACCGACCTGGATATCGCCTCCGGTTCCCCCGTCAGAGAGCTGGTGATCATCGATGCGGCGGTGCCGGAGCGGGCGCTGCTGCAGAGCGCCACCCGGCCCGGCGTTGAAACCCTGGTGCTGAAACCGGGCGATGACGCTCTCGCGCAGACAGCAACATTGCTGAATAATTACCACAACCTCGACGCAGTACACCTGATCTCCCACGGTGAGGCGGGCGCCCTGCTGCTGGGCGGCCAGCGCATCGATAAAGCCGCACTCGAGGCACGGCCGCAATTTCTGGCAGCACTCGATCAGGCCACCCGCACCGGTGCGGATCTGTTGTTGTATGGCTGCGATCTGGCTAGCAAAGACTCTGAGCTGCTGGATGTAATCCAACAGCACTCGCACCTGGATGTCGCCGCCTCCAATAATGCCACCGGTGCTGCGGCACTCGGTGGCGACTGGACGCTGGAGATACAGGAAGGTGATATCGAGACCCGGCAACCATTCAGCGATAAAGCCCTGCGGAATTTTTCCGCGATATTGCGGCCTTTCGGTACCCAGACATTTGACAGCCGCAATGATGACTTATACGGAGTAAACCCCTCAATTGACTGGGGGGACTTCATCACTTATATCGACAGCAATGGTCACAAGGAGGCACTCGGCGCACAACGGAATTGGTGCACCCATGACTTATATGTAGGCATTTACTACGCCGATTCCCGTTTTCTTATAAGTTCTGACCCGAATAGCGAATCGTTTGGCGTTACCGGGTTAAACATCTACGCCCCCGATAACAACAATCCCCCCGACAATTCGGCAGACAACGTCACAATCTACGGCTACGAGGCGGGGAGCAGTACACCGGTGGCCGCAAAGAGTAATGTTGACGTCTCGTCGGGTAACCCGACGCAGATCGATCTGACCACGGGAATTACCGGCTCCTTTACCAACATCGTACGCCTGGGAATTCGTGCCCAAAACCTCACCAACGGCACCGATCACTTCGATTTTTGCCTGCGGTCAGTAGATTTTACGACGCTCGATATCGACGGCACCCTGACCGCTTCCGGTACCGTCAGCGAACCGGTGGGGCTCGACAGCACCGTCGATACCAGCGGCGAAGCGGTAGACCTGTTCGATTTTACCGTCAAAGACGGCGGCAGCGGCGACGGCAAAGCGTTGCAGGCCTCCGCCGTCACCGTGCATGTCTCCGGTACCTCGACCGATAGCGAGCGCGGCAGAATTACCTGGCGCCTGAACGGACCGGATGCGAGCAATGTGACGGGCACTTACAACCCGAGCACGGATACCATCACTTTCTCCGGCCTGAGCCTGTCCATCGCCGACGGTGGCAGCGAAACCTATACCGTCAACGCCTTTTATAACGACAATTCCACCCTCCGCGACGGCCATACCATCGTGCTCAAACTCGACGGCGACTCCGACCTGACCATCGACGGCGGCGGTACCGCGATGTCGGGCACCAATGCGTTGGTCACCAATGGCACCGGCACCACCATCGACGTCGACGCCACGCAACTGGCTTTCGCCACCCAGCCCGCCGGTTCGGTATCGGGCAGCGCGCTCACTACCCAACCGGTGGTCGCGGCGCAGGACGCCTTCGGCAATACCGACACGGATTTCAGCGGACTCATTACCCTGACCGAAGACGGCGCCGGCAGTTTGAGCGGCAACAGCCTGACCCCGGTCAACGGCGTGGCGACGTTTACCGGTCTGACTTACACCGCCACGGCGGATCAGGAGAGCTTCACGCTCACCGGGAGCAGCAGTGGCGTGGCCTCGGTCAGCGCCAGTGCTCTCACGGCGGACGTGGTCGCAACAAAACTGTTATTCACCACACAACCGGCACCGACCAGCGTCGCCAGCGGTATGTTGACCGACTTTACCAGCGACCCGGTGGTGCGCGCGGTCGACGCCGACAACACACTCGATACCGGTTACGCATCCGCCATTACCCTGCAGGCCAACGGCCCCGGCAGTGCGTTCATCACCGCCACCGGCGATACCGACGGCGCAGCGAATACCGTAACCCTCACACCCGGCGCTGGGGTTTCCAGCTTCGCCGATCTGAACATCAATTACACAACTTCCGGCACTGCCAACGAAACCTTTACGCTGCAGGTCACGTCCGGTGCCCTGGCCAGCGCCGACAGCAGCATGCTCACCGCCATCGCCAACCAGCCACCGACCGATATCGCGCTGAGTTCACTCGACGTCAATCAGAGTGGCGGAGTCAATGCCGCAGTGGGTAGCCTGAGCAGCACCGATGTAGACGCGGCGGATTCCCATACCTACAGCCTGGTCACCGGCAGCGGCGACACAGATAACGGCAGTTTCAATATCGGTGGCGATCAGCTGCGGGCCAACGATGCCGGCGCACTGGCAGCCGGAACCTACAGTGTGCGCATCCAGGCTCAGGACAGCGCCGGTGGAACCTTTGCAAAAGCCTTTAGCATTACCGTGGCTGACGATATCGCGCCGGGGGTCAGCAGTGTCAGCGTCCCCGCGAATGGCACCTACATCGCCGGAGAGAATCTCGACTTTACCGTTAATGCCAGCGAAAACCTGACCGTCACCGGCACCCCGCGCATCCCGCTCACTATTGGCGGACCCATCGTGTACGCGGACTATGTCAGCGGCTCCGGTACTGCGGTGCTGACTTTCCGCTATGCGGTACAACCGGGAGATGCGGATACCGATGGTATCGCCGTGGGCGGTGCCATCCAGCTCAACAGCGGCACCATCGTCGACGACTCCGGCAACATTCTCGACACAAACCTGAACAGCGTCGGCACCACGGCGAACGTGCTGGTCGATGCGATCGCCCCGGACGCGCCGTCGCAACCCGACCTGATCAGTGCGTCGGATACCGGCGTCTCCAGCAGCGACAATATCACTGCCGATTCCACCCCGACCCTGTCCGGCACAGCGGAAGCCAACAGCGTGGTCACCATCAGCTCCAATGTGGGCGGCGCGCTGGGTACAACGACGGCAGACGGCAGCGGCAACTGGTTATTCACACCACCGACGGCACTGTCGGACGGTGACCACGTATTGATCGCCACGGCCACGGACGCCGCCGGTAATACCTCGATCACATCGGCGGAGCTGACCGTGACCGTGGACACCACCGCGCCGGGCACCCCGCCGGCCCCGGATCTGGCCGCAGCTTCGGATCTCGGTGCCTCCAGTACTGACAATATCACCGCGGATTCCACCCCCTCACTGACCGGCACGGCGCAGGCGAACAGCGTGCTCACCATCAGCTCCAATGTCGATGGCGTCCTCGGCACCGCGACGGCGGACGGCAGCGGCAACTGGTCGTTTACCCCGGGCACTGCCCTGTCAGAAAATGTGCATGCGCTGATGGCGACTGCGACCGATGCAGCCGGCAACACCTCTGTACAATCCGCCGGCCTCAGTGTAACGATCGATGTTACGCCGCCCGCTGCGCCATCCACACCGGACCTCGACGCGGCATCGGATCTGGGGGCCTCCGATACGGACAATGTCACCTCGGACATCACCCCCACGCTGACCGGTACGGCGGAAGCAAACAGCGCTGTGACGCTCACCTCTGACCGGGACGGCACCCTCGGCACCGCCACGGCCAACGGCAGCGGTAACTGGTCATTCACACCCACGACAGCGCTCTCACAAGCCGCGCATACACTGACCGCCATCGCCACCGACCTCGCCGGCAATATTTCGTCGGTGTCGGGTGACCTGATTGTGAGCCTGGACAGCCAGGCGCCACAGGTCACCTCGGTAGCGCTGCCGACCGACGCCTCCTACAGCGCCGGCCAGAACCTCGACTTCAGCGTTAATTTCGATGAGGCCATCTCCGTGGACAGCAGCGGCGGCACGCCGCGACTGGCGCTGACGATTGGCACGGATGCCCGTTACGCAACCTATATCGGCGGCTCCGGCAGCCAGACACTGCAGTTCCGCTACACAGTGCAGAGCGGCGACAACGACAGCGACGGGATTGCGCTGGCCAGCACGCTGGACAGCAACGGCGGCAACCTGCGGGATACGGCCGGTAACTCCGCCGGCAGCAGCCTTGGCACCCTCGACAGCCTCGCCGCCGTCCTGGTCGACACCCGCGCGCCGCAGGTCGGCGCGGTGACCCTGCCGGCCAACGCCGCCTACGGCGTCGGCCAGAACCTGGACTTTACCGTGGACTTCGACGAGCCCGTGACCGTCGACACCACTGGCGGCACACCGCGGCTGGCACTGACCATCGGCACCAATACGCGCTACGCCGTCTATGTCAGCGGCTCGGGAACCCAGTCGCAACTGTTCCGCTACACGATACAAAGCGGCGATAACGACAGTGATGGCATCGCGCTCGATGGCACTCTGGATCGCAACGGCGGCACTCTGCAGGATGCGGCCAGCAACGAGGCAGACAACAACCTCGGCACCCTCGGCAGCCTCGCCGCGGTACTGGTCGACACCCAGGCGGCCCAGGTCAGCTCGGTCACCCCGCCGGCAAACGGCCTTTATGGCGCCGGCCAGCACCTGGACTTTACCGTTAACTTCGACGAGGCCGTGATCGTCGACACCAGCGGCGGCACGCCGCAGCTGTCGTTGACCATTGGCGCCGGCAGCCGCTACGCAACCTATCAGAGCGGTTCCGGCAGTAATGCGCTGCTGTTCCGCTATACCGTGCTGGACGGCGACAGCGATGGCGACGGCATCGCCCTGGGTACAGCAATAATTATCAACGGCGGCACCCTGCAGGACGCCAGCGGCAACGATGCCAATACCAGCCTCGGTACTATCGGCAGTCTCGCCGGCGTACTGGTCGGCGCCCTCGACTCCGACGGCGACGGCGTCAGCGATGTGCAGGAAGGAATCGACGGCACCGATCCCGGCGACCCGCAGGACTATCTCGATGTCGTGCCACCGACCATTGTGGCTCCGGCGGACCTGCTGATCGACGCGAGCGGCCTGTTCACCCCGGTGACCTTGCGGCAACTGCTGAGCCTGCCTGAAGACGCCACGGATCAACAGGTACAGAACGCCCGCGCCGCGCTTGCCGACGACAATATCGATGGTACCGGCTGTTGCGATACCCGGGCCACGACCATTGCCAGCAATAGCGGCACCCCGCAGGCAATCGGCAGCGATCGCCTGCACCTGGCGCCGGGTATTCATGTGATTGACTGGCGCGGTGAAGACCGCAAGGGCAATGCCGCGACCGCGACCCAGCGGGTCCGGATACGGCCGCTGGCCTCGGTGGGCAAGGACCAGGTCGGTGTCGAAGGCGGCCCGGTCAGCCTGCACATCTACCTCAATGGCCTGTCCGATATCTACCCGTTGGCAGTGCCTTACCGCATCGACGCCTCGGGCACCGCGGACGCGGCCGATTACGACCTGTTGAATGGCAGTGTGACCTTTACCAGTGGCCAGATACAGCAGAGCGTGACCGTCAACCTGACGGGTGGCGATGGCAGCGAAGGCGATGAAACGCTGGTGGTGGACCTGGATGGTTCCACTGCCAAAGCCGGCGTTCAGTCACAGCACACGGTGACCATCACGGAAAGCAATATCGCCCCGCAAGTGACACTGGGCATGCAGCAGAATGCGCTGGAGACCGCGCTGATCGTTCCCGGAAACGGTGCGGTGACGGTCACTGCCGCCGTATCCGATCTGAACACCGCCGACACCCACAGCTACGACTGGTCGGGCACCTCGATGCAGCTGACCGACTCCGATGGCGACCCGGCCGATCGGACGTTTGTGTTCAATCCGGATGCGCTGGCACCCGGCGCCTACAACATGCGGGTCTTCGTCACCGATGACAGCGGCACCGCCGACACTGCGGCGCTGAACTTCCGCGTCATCGCGCAGGCTCCGGTGCTCGGAGCATCCGACAGCGACGCTGATGGAATCGACGATCAGAGCGAAGGCTTTGGTGACGCCGATGGCGACGGTATTCCGAACTACCTGGACAACATCGCCGCGAGCAATGTTCTCCCCGTGGTCGCCGCCATTACCGATGCCTTCCTGATTGAGTGCGACCCCGGCGTGCATTGTCGACTGGGCCGCTACGCGCTCGCAGGCAGCGAAGGCGGCGCGGGCATCCCCCTGGATGCCGTGCCGACAGACCAGGACTTCATCAACGCCGGCGGCCTGTTCGACTTTGAAGTACACGACCTGCCCATCGCGGGCCAGACTGTGCGCGTGGCAATACCACTGGCGGAAGCGATTCCGGCCGGCGCGGTCTACCGCAAGTTCGACGGCCAGCAGTGGGGCAACTTTAGCGAGGACGACAACAATGCCCTGCACTCCAGCGCCGGCGAAGCGGGATTCTGCCCACCACCGGGCGATGCAGCCTGGCAGCCGGGCCTAATAGCGGGTGACTACTGTGTACAGCTGACGCTCGAAGACGGCGGCCCCAACGACAGCGACGGCCTGGCCAATGGCAGCGTGACAGATCCGGGCGGTGTGGCCACGGTAGCCCCCGCCTCGAGCAGCAGCTCCAGCAGCAGTAGTAGTTCCAGTAGCAGTAGCTCAAGCAGCAGCAGTGGTAGCTCAAGCAGTGGTAGCTCAAGTAGCAGTAGCTCAAGTAGCAGTAGCTCGAGTAGTAGTAGCTCCAGCAGCAGTAGTAGCTCGAGCAGCAGTAGCAGTTCCAGCAGCAGTAGCGGCGGCCAGCAGACCACCTCCTTTGCGGTAGAGGGCGAGAACAAGAGTGGTGGCGCAACAAAACTGCCGACCCTGCTGACCCTGCTGTTACTCGCTCTGTGGCGAAACCGCCGGCGCGCAGTCCGCCTTGTGTCTCCCGAGTAA